In Verrucomicrobiia bacterium, one DNA window encodes the following:
- a CDS encoding carboxypeptidase regulatory-like domain-containing protein, with amino-acid sequence MKTFLSAFVILGLIILPSQAMAANLTGSVNFSGTAPAADVIKMNADPTCMSAHPTPVTNPEVIVNSNNTLKNVFVYVKTGLEGKTFETPKEPVKFDQSGCLYTPHVMGAQVNQDFEIINSDSTLHNVHAMPTAEKEFNLGMPIKGMKVKKKFTTPEIMVKIKCDVHPWMRAYVGVLPHPYFGVTGDDGSFTIKDLPPGKYTIEAWHEKYGTQTQEITVTESGDATANFEYKAA; translated from the coding sequence ATGAAAACGTTTTTGTCAGCCTTCGTCATTCTCGGCCTCATCATCCTGCCTTCGCAGGCCATGGCGGCCAATCTTACCGGAAGCGTGAACTTTTCCGGAACCGCGCCCGCCGCAGACGTCATCAAAATGAACGCGGACCCGACGTGCATGAGCGCTCATCCGACGCCGGTCACGAACCCCGAAGTCATCGTGAATTCCAACAATACTCTGAAGAACGTGTTCGTGTACGTGAAGACGGGCCTCGAAGGCAAGACCTTCGAAACGCCGAAAGAGCCCGTGAAATTCGACCAGAGCGGATGCCTTTACACGCCGCATGTCATGGGAGCTCAGGTCAATCAGGACTTCGAAATCATCAACAGCGACAGCACGCTGCACAACGTGCACGCGATGCCGACGGCGGAGAAAGAGTTTAACCTCGGCATGCCGATCAAGGGCATGAAAGTCAAAAAGAAATTCACGACGCCCGAAATCATGGTGAAAATCAAGTGCGACGTGCATCCCTGGATGCGCGCTTATGTCGGCGTTCTGCCGCACCCGTATTTCGGCGTGACCGGCGACGACGGCTCGTTCACGATCAAGGACCTGCCCCCGGGCAAGTATACGATCGAGGCCTGGCATGAAAAATACGGAACGCAGACCCAGGAAATCACGGTCACCGAAAGCGGCGACGCGACCGCCAATTTCGAATACAAGGCGGCCTAA
- a CDS encoding isoaspartyl peptidase/L-asparaginase, whose protein sequence is MKVKSKIQPVLIIHGGAGSSPGGHRSAELRKKIRRVLSAAHKKLLASSAVEAVTYAVRLLEDDPAFNAGTGSVLQSDGKARLTASVMDGERLVFAAVINVENMKNPVLIARKLLEEESRILSGPGAFRFARKKGFKKHDPRTPLSIRAWRKKKALGCDTVGACALDASGRLASATSTGGRGMEFPGRVSDSGMPAANYATADGAVSATGHGEEIVDEALAARIIQRVQDGMTLERAFAKTFAEVRRRKKRMGAIGLDKRGRIAHRTSTPSLIYGWKKGGTIKTF, encoded by the coding sequence ATGAAAGTAAAATCAAAAATCCAGCCGGTCCTGATCATCCACGGCGGCGCGGGCTCGAGCCCGGGCGGCCACCGCAGCGCGGAACTGCGCAAGAAAATAAGGCGCGTGCTTTCGGCCGCGCACAAAAAGCTTTTGGCTTCCAGCGCCGTCGAAGCCGTGACTTACGCGGTCAGGCTCCTGGAAGACGATCCGGCTTTCAATGCCGGCACGGGTTCTGTACTCCAATCTGACGGCAAGGCGCGCCTGACCGCGTCGGTCATGGACGGCGAACGCCTCGTCTTCGCCGCGGTCATCAACGTCGAAAACATGAAGAACCCCGTCCTGATTGCGCGCAAGCTCCTGGAAGAAGAGTCCCGCATCCTCTCGGGCCCGGGCGCGTTTCGGTTCGCGCGCAAAAAAGGATTCAAAAAGCACGACCCGCGCACGCCGCTTTCGATCCGGGCTTGGCGCAAGAAGAAAGCCCTGGGATGCGACACGGTCGGGGCCTGCGCGCTGGACGCCTCGGGCCGCCTGGCCAGCGCGACGTCGACGGGCGGACGCGGCATGGAATTTCCCGGCCGCGTCAGCGACAGCGGCATGCCCGCGGCGAATTACGCGACCGCGGATGGCGCGGTATCCGCGACCGGGCACGGCGAGGAAATCGTGGACGAGGCTTTGGCCGCCAGGATCATCCAGCGGGTGCAGGACGGCATGACCCTGGAACGCGCCTTCGCCAAGACGTTTGCCGAAGTGCGGCGCCGGAAAAAACGCATGGGCGCCATTGGACTCGACAAGCGGGGACGAATCGCGCATCGGACTTCGACGCCGAGCCTGATCTATGGCTGGAAAAAAGGCGGGACGATCAAGACCTTCTAG
- a CDS encoding cytochrome b N-terminal domain-containing protein: protein MKTQVGKSMFRHGYSDDDRDRAMTVLTNVFFHLHPVKVRKSGARFGFTWCAGGLSFFVFLTLVVSGILLMFYYRPTVEYAYNDIIAMREHVPFGIMRELHRWGAHAMIITVWLHMFRVFMTGSYKPPREFNWVIGVILLVLTMLLSFTGYLLPWDQLAMWAITVGSNMARATPFLGHEGPGAALLKLGDIQLIHSGSDVRFALLGGHFVGEAALLRFYILHCVAIPVAVVILMAVHFWRIRKDGGISAPL from the coding sequence ATGAAGACTCAGGTCGGAAAGTCGATGTTCCGCCACGGCTATTCCGACGACGACCGCGACCGCGCCATGACGGTCCTCACCAACGTTTTTTTCCACCTGCATCCCGTGAAAGTCCGCAAATCCGGCGCGAGATTCGGATTCACCTGGTGCGCGGGCGGGCTTTCGTTCTTCGTGTTTCTGACGCTGGTCGTGAGCGGCATCCTGCTCATGTTCTATTACCGTCCGACCGTGGAATACGCCTACAACGACATCATCGCCATGCGCGAACACGTTCCGTTCGGCATCATGCGCGAATTGCACCGCTGGGGCGCGCATGCCATGATCATCACGGTGTGGCTGCACATGTTCCGCGTGTTCATGACCGGTTCTTACAAGCCGCCGCGCGAATTCAACTGGGTGATCGGCGTCATTCTCCTCGTCCTCACGATGCTTCTCAGCTTTACCGGCTATCTGCTTCCGTGGGACCAGCTGGCCATGTGGGCCATCACGGTCGGCAGCAACATGGCCCGCGCCACGCCGTTCCTCGGGCACGAAGGCCCGGGCGCCGCGCTCTTGAAACTCGGCGATATTCAGCTCATCCACTCCGGCAGCGACGTGCGCTTTGCGCTCCTCGGCGGCCATTTTGTGGGCGAGGCCGCGCTTCTCCGCTTTTATATTCTTCATTGCGTTGCCATACCGGTGGCCGTCGTGATCCTGATGGCCGTGCATTTTTGGAGAATCCGTAAAGACGGAGGCATCAGCGCGCCGCTTTAA
- a CDS encoding tetratricopeptide repeat protein yields the protein MRPATSQIFALFLAAALSGPALAQAKTLQEMQHEASGFEAQQDWANAEKIYAEMPKAFPEQAEAYFWAGRFFTDRRRLKEAADYFERGLQKNPESETAHLYLARIYIALGDMVKSDAHSKAALKIQAKIRSQYKVAVEKSPEPLPLPERKKNETT from the coding sequence ATGAGACCCGCAACTTCCCAAATCTTCGCCTTGTTCCTGGCGGCCGCGCTCAGCGGCCCGGCTCTCGCCCAGGCCAAGACACTTCAGGAAATGCAGCACGAAGCGTCGGGGTTCGAGGCCCAGCAGGATTGGGCGAATGCGGAAAAAATTTACGCGGAAATGCCGAAAGCCTTCCCGGAACAGGCGGAGGCTTATTTTTGGGCGGGCCGTTTTTTTACCGACCGCCGGCGCCTGAAGGAAGCGGCCGATTATTTCGAGAGAGGGCTGCAGAAGAACCCCGAAAGCGAGACCGCGCATTTGTACCTGGCGCGGATTTACATCGCGCTGGGAGACATGGTCAAGTCGGACGCCCATTCCAAGGCTGCGCTGAAGATCCAGGCCAAGATCCGTTCGCAGTACAAAGTAGCCGTTGAAAAATCTCCGGAGCCTTTGCCGCTCCCAGAAAGAAAGAAAAATGAAACGACCTGA
- a CDS encoding PIF1 family ATP-dependent DNA helicase has translation MTHKAAPEPSPHELTPSQQHGLRLLTDSCANIFITGGAGTGKSFLIREYLAHTEDDVPVIASTGAAAILVGGRTFHSFFGLGIMQGGPKAVFDKAVRNSRLKKRLRDARTLIIDEISMLSSETLDTAEAVARAVRQSQEPWGGIRIIAVGDFAQLPPISRGAERMWGFQGPAWERSVFQTVVLREVKRTRDAAFLEVLEEIRWGALTEKTEAFLNGRLTMEEELESDVPHLFPRRVQTEAFNKAKLAEIPLAARLYDTEYGGAQPYMERLMKEAPIPPSLELKEGALVMLRVNDPKQRFINGTVGHVVDMTDETLCVQVRGRRMEINKFTFSIQDEDGHEVAFAHNFPVNLAYASTIHKIQGTTLDRVHVDLKSLWEPGQAYVALSRARNGSGVSLSGWEARSIIADSAVRQFYEGLDASRLPDPV, from the coding sequence ATGACGCATAAAGCCGCCCCCGAACCTTCTCCTCATGAATTGACGCCTTCGCAGCAGCACGGCCTGCGCCTGCTGACGGATTCGTGCGCCAATATCTTCATCACCGGAGGCGCGGGCACGGGCAAAAGCTTCCTGATCCGCGAATATCTGGCCCACACCGAGGACGACGTTCCGGTCATTGCCAGCACCGGCGCCGCGGCCATTCTCGTCGGCGGACGCACGTTTCACAGCTTCTTCGGCCTGGGCATCATGCAGGGCGGGCCCAAAGCCGTGTTCGACAAGGCCGTCCGAAACAGCCGGCTCAAGAAAAGGCTCCGGGACGCCCGCACGCTGATCATCGATGAAATTTCCATGCTCTCGTCCGAGACCCTTGACACGGCCGAAGCCGTTGCGCGCGCCGTGCGGCAGTCGCAGGAGCCCTGGGGCGGCATCCGCATCATCGCCGTGGGGGATTTCGCGCAGCTTCCGCCGATCAGCCGGGGAGCCGAGCGGATGTGGGGGTTCCAGGGACCGGCCTGGGAGCGGTCCGTGTTTCAGACCGTGGTGCTGCGCGAAGTGAAAAGAACGCGCGACGCGGCATTTCTCGAAGTGCTCGAAGAAATCCGCTGGGGCGCCTTGACCGAAAAGACCGAGGCTTTCCTGAACGGCCGGCTCACCATGGAAGAGGAGCTCGAAAGCGACGTGCCTCATCTTTTTCCGCGCCGCGTCCAGACCGAGGCTTTCAATAAGGCCAAGCTCGCGGAGATTCCGCTCGCGGCCCGCCTTTACGATACCGAATACGGCGGAGCGCAGCCTTACATGGAACGGCTCATGAAAGAAGCGCCGATCCCGCCCAGTTTGGAGCTGAAAGAAGGCGCGCTCGTCATGCTGCGCGTCAACGATCCCAAGCAGCGTTTCATCAACGGCACGGTCGGGCATGTCGTGGACATGACCGACGAGACGTTGTGCGTGCAGGTGCGCGGCCGGCGCATGGAGATCAACAAATTTACGTTCAGCATCCAGGACGAAGACGGCCACGAAGTCGCGTTCGCGCATAATTTCCCCGTGAACCTTGCCTACGCCAGCACGATCCACAAAATCCAGGGCACCACGCTCGACCGCGTGCACGTGGATTTGAAATCGCTGTGGGAACCGGGACAGGCTTACGTGGCGCTCAGCCGCGCGCGCAACGGCAGCGGCGTGAGCCTGAGCGGATGGGAAGCCCGCTCAATAATTGCCGACAGTGCCGTGCGCCAATTTTACGAAGGGCTCGACGCTTCCCGCCTTCCGGACCCCGTCTGA
- a CDS encoding c-type cytochrome yields MPPDKSPKLYDLKKTAFWFFVASFVLLLSLAGMILQDSTREWKVWQKKFMAYKREKIQAQLETAKKAMDAKQLETLKAELAQADKDAAAKRGEIKALEKERDKINLDYTVANKQYQTLKQYQDSNRYFYEEVKKHNEEKETEHYDKMLKDREPKIAELKKKLEGFEAQRDEKQAAIDALLEHEKKLQKDVSKMTKDVDQFQQQIKKLSPSLVKNILNAPMLDFIAPSLQIQQIVVSHLYDDYYFQKVPKVDRCVSCHLGIDQKGFEDAPQPFRTHPNLDLYLGQNSPHPMETIGCTICHGGSGHSANFTTSAHTPQNEDQAKAWKKKYHWHEMHHWADKMLPLNHVQASCTKCHQGELAIPGADKLNEGRRLAQTNGCYACHKVDNMQHGEWKVGPNLTHIQSKVESDWIVRWLQNPKEFRASTKMPRIFHLSNTSDKESVEKSNAAIAGIAAYLTKNSDPVDLTPPPVQGDAENGKKIFQEVGCMGCHSKGEIKGGEHGPELVGLGSKVKADWLYTWLKNPKHYWPDTRMPNLRLSDQEAADLTAFLLADKNEKFEGITPPRVSPEVVDTLAMAFMTGRMRQQEARASLDKMSAEEKLEYVGKQSISHQGCMGCHDIKGFEDAKRIGTDLTEEGSKEIKKLDFALSDLPHTREAWFFQKMKDPRFFDQGKVKTYHEKLRMPNFDFTDEQADALTTFLLSLQKAYIPMDMKKNLDLNEKKVEEGRLIVARFNCNGCHTLDGKDGLLRTLAEDPGNAPPILKGEGKKVQGEWLYHFIQNPTTIRPWLKYRMPTFGFDEAKLNTLVEYFHNLDKAQISYKSEAVESTPEKIDAGRQLFTTLQCIKCHKSNPEPGLTASFLAPDLTMAKHRLQADWVPEWLKDPQALLEGTMMPTFFADGQSPIPNIFEGDAVKQIEAIRDYLWQFTPEEAQKVTQAAAAASQG; encoded by the coding sequence ATGCCTCCAGACAAATCGCCGAAGCTTTATGACCTGAAAAAAACCGCGTTCTGGTTTTTTGTGGCGTCGTTTGTCCTCCTGCTGAGCCTCGCCGGCATGATTCTCCAGGACTCCACGCGCGAATGGAAGGTCTGGCAGAAAAAATTCATGGCCTACAAGCGGGAAAAGATCCAGGCTCAGCTCGAGACCGCGAAAAAGGCCATGGACGCAAAGCAGCTCGAGACACTGAAAGCCGAGCTTGCCCAGGCGGACAAGGACGCGGCGGCCAAGCGCGGCGAGATCAAGGCGCTCGAGAAAGAGCGCGACAAGATCAACCTGGACTACACGGTCGCGAACAAACAGTACCAGACGCTCAAGCAGTACCAGGATTCCAACCGCTATTTCTACGAAGAGGTCAAAAAACACAACGAGGAAAAAGAGACCGAGCATTACGACAAGATGCTCAAGGACCGTGAGCCCAAGATCGCGGAATTAAAAAAGAAGCTCGAAGGATTTGAGGCCCAACGCGACGAGAAGCAGGCGGCGATCGACGCGCTCCTCGAGCATGAGAAAAAGCTGCAAAAAGACGTTTCCAAGATGACCAAGGACGTCGACCAGTTCCAGCAGCAGATCAAAAAGCTCTCGCCGTCGCTCGTCAAAAATATCCTGAACGCCCCGATGCTGGATTTTATCGCGCCGTCGCTCCAGATCCAGCAGATCGTGGTCTCGCATCTCTACGACGACTACTATTTTCAGAAAGTGCCCAAAGTCGACCGCTGCGTGAGCTGCCACCTGGGCATCGACCAGAAAGGCTTTGAAGATGCGCCGCAGCCTTTCCGCACGCATCCGAACCTCGACCTTTATCTGGGCCAGAATTCCCCCCATCCCATGGAAACGATCGGCTGCACCATCTGCCACGGCGGCAGCGGGCATTCCGCAAATTTTACGACTTCCGCGCATACGCCCCAAAACGAAGACCAGGCCAAGGCCTGGAAAAAGAAATACCACTGGCACGAGATGCATCATTGGGCGGACAAGATGCTGCCGCTCAATCATGTGCAGGCGTCCTGCACCAAATGCCATCAGGGCGAGCTCGCGATCCCCGGCGCCGACAAGCTGAACGAGGGGCGGCGCCTGGCCCAGACGAACGGCTGCTATGCCTGCCACAAAGTCGACAACATGCAGCACGGCGAATGGAAGGTCGGCCCGAACCTCACGCACATCCAAAGCAAGGTCGAGTCCGACTGGATCGTGCGCTGGCTGCAGAATCCGAAAGAATTCCGGGCTTCTACCAAGATGCCGCGCATCTTCCACCTCAGCAACACTTCCGACAAAGAGAGTGTGGAAAAGAGCAATGCCGCGATCGCGGGCATTGCCGCATACCTCACGAAGAATTCCGACCCGGTTGATCTCACGCCGCCGCCGGTGCAGGGTGACGCGGAAAACGGCAAAAAGATTTTCCAGGAAGTGGGCTGCATGGGCTGCCATTCCAAAGGGGAGATCAAGGGCGGCGAGCATGGCCCCGAGCTGGTCGGGCTGGGCAGCAAGGTCAAGGCCGACTGGCTTTACACCTGGCTGAAAAATCCCAAGCATTACTGGCCGGACACGCGCATGCCGAACCTGCGTCTTTCCGACCAGGAAGCCGCGGACCTGACCGCCTTCCTGCTCGCGGACAAGAACGAAAAGTTCGAAGGCATCACGCCGCCGCGCGTGTCGCCCGAAGTCGTGGATACGCTCGCCATGGCCTTCATGACCGGCCGCATGCGCCAGCAGGAAGCGCGCGCCTCGCTCGACAAGATGAGCGCCGAAGAAAAACTCGAATACGTGGGCAAGCAGAGCATCAGCCATCAGGGCTGCATGGGTTGCCACGACATCAAGGGCTTTGAAGACGCCAAGCGCATCGGGACAGACCTGACTGAAGAAGGCTCCAAGGAAATCAAGAAGCTGGACTTCGCGCTTTCCGACCTGCCGCACACGCGCGAGGCCTGGTTCTTCCAGAAAATGAAAGACCCGCGCTTTTTCGACCAGGGCAAGGTCAAAACCTACCATGAAAAACTGCGCATGCCGAATTTCGATTTCACGGACGAACAGGCCGACGCGCTCACGACGTTTCTGCTCAGCCTGCAGAAGGCATATATCCCCATGGACATGAAGAAGAACCTCGACCTCAACGAGAAAAAAGTGGAAGAGGGGCGGCTTATTGTCGCGCGCTTCAACTGCAACGGCTGCCACACGCTCGACGGGAAAGACGGCCTTTTGCGCACGCTCGCCGAGGATCCGGGCAACGCGCCGCCGATCCTGAAAGGAGAGGGCAAAAAAGTGCAGGGCGAGTGGCTCTACCATTTCATCCAGAACCCCACGACCATCCGCCCCTGGTTGAAATACCGGATGCCGACGTTCGGCTTCGACGAGGCCAAGCTCAATACGCTTGTGGAATATTTCCACAATCTGGACAAGGCCCAGATTTCCTATAAATCGGAAGCCGTGGAATCCACGCCCGAAAAAATCGACGCGGGCCGTCAGCTTTTCACGACCCTGCAGTGCATCAAATGCCACAAATCCAATCCCGAACCGGGGCTTACCGCCTCGTTCCTGGCGCCGGACCTCACCATGGCCAAGCACCGCCTCCAGGCCGACTGGGTTCCTGAGTGGCTCAAAGACCCCCAGGCCCTTCTTGAGGGCACGATGATGCCGACCTTCTTCGCGGACGGGCAATCGCCGATCCCGAATATTTTCGAGGGCGACGCCGTCAAACAGATCGAGGCCATCCGGGACTACCTCTGGCAGTTTACGCCTGAAGAGGCGCAAAAGGTCACGCAGGCGGCGGCCGCGGCCTCCCAGGGCTAG
- a CDS encoding MFS transporter: MGPACFLILGAAGLRAVAISLSSVILSVYLAQAGFTPFQIAFAVSLGLCGCAAATFIVTFAGDRFGRRISVAFVGLLMAAGGLAAALSRSEAVLFTAFFIGMVNGMGRDRGASMTLDQIMLAQVTDSRHRTQTLAWYSLVVDSGNAVGAFLGIIPALLRERAGFSLLGSYQATWIFYGALVFLSGVLVLLIPRRVELGHVQSAPEQAAKAITQGKISAESRPLIRQFALISGLDSFGGGFLSTALLSYWFFQRFGVSEAFLGPFFLAARLANGISHLGAAWLAKRIGLVNTMVFTHLPSSLILMLVPLSPTLPIAVILFLLREALVEMDLPTRQSYIVAIVKEEERTLAAGSATLARNLAWAFSSMVAAPVIKALSLPACIYIGSSIKVVYDVLMYRAFRHVKPPEEA, encoded by the coding sequence ATGGGCCCGGCTTGTTTCCTCATTCTCGGGGCCGCGGGACTGCGGGCGGTGGCCATCAGCCTTTCCAGCGTCATTCTTTCCGTTTATCTCGCCCAAGCCGGGTTCACTCCTTTCCAGATCGCGTTCGCGGTTTCGCTCGGGCTTTGCGGCTGCGCCGCGGCCACGTTTATCGTGACTTTTGCCGGGGACCGCTTCGGAAGAAGAATTTCGGTTGCCTTTGTCGGGCTGCTCATGGCCGCGGGAGGCCTTGCCGCGGCGCTTTCGAGGTCGGAAGCCGTCCTCTTCACGGCCTTTTTCATCGGCATGGTGAACGGCATGGGCCGCGACCGCGGGGCCAGCATGACCCTCGACCAGATCATGCTCGCGCAGGTGACAGACTCGCGGCACAGGACCCAGACGCTTGCGTGGTATAGCCTGGTCGTGGATTCCGGCAATGCCGTGGGTGCTTTTCTCGGCATCATTCCTGCGCTCCTGCGGGAAAGGGCCGGATTCTCGCTGCTGGGTTCGTATCAGGCCACGTGGATTTTTTACGGCGCGCTGGTTTTTCTTTCCGGCGTGCTCGTCCTTTTGATCCCGCGCCGGGTGGAATTGGGGCATGTGCAGTCCGCGCCGGAGCAGGCGGCCAAGGCGATTACTCAGGGCAAGATTTCCGCGGAGTCGCGTCCTTTGATCCGCCAGTTCGCCTTGATCTCGGGTCTGGACAGTTTCGGCGGCGGATTTTTGAGCACGGCGCTTCTGAGTTACTGGTTTTTCCAGCGCTTCGGCGTTTCGGAAGCGTTCCTCGGCCCTTTCTTTCTCGCGGCGCGCCTGGCCAACGGGATTTCGCATCTGGGCGCGGCCTGGCTCGCGAAGAGGATCGGTCTCGTCAACACCATGGTCTTCACGCATTTGCCTTCGAGTCTCATTCTCATGCTCGTGCCGCTTTCACCGACGCTTCCGATTGCCGTGATCTTGTTCCTGCTGCGTGAGGCCCTCGTAGAAATGGACCTGCCCACGCGCCAGTCTTATATCGTGGCCATCGTCAAGGAAGAGGAGCGCACGCTGGCCGCGGGATCGGCCACGCTGGCGCGGAACCTGGCCTGGGCTTTTTCATCCATGGTGGCCGCGCCGGTGATCAAGGCGCTCAGCCTGCCCGCGTGCATCTACATCGGGTCCTCGATCAAGGTCGTCTACGACGTTCTCATGTATCGGGCCTTCCGCCACGTCAAGCCGCCCGAAGAGGCGTGA
- a CDS encoding ubiquinol-cytochrome c reductase iron-sulfur subunit, translated as MTDQAPDSKLPESKQPAVARPAAPAAAKPAVVASPARREFVVSWLKFAWIAFAASTATALGTCLRFMYPNVLFEPKSSFKAGKPEDYEIGMVDVRWKEKYNVWVVRTVDGIYALLGVCTHLGCTPSWLENEQKFKCPCHGSGFYKSGINFEGPAPRPLERVAIRLGDDGQIVIDKSRKFQQEKGEWNNPDSFLTL; from the coding sequence GTGACGGATCAGGCACCCGATTCGAAACTTCCGGAATCCAAACAACCCGCCGTTGCCCGTCCTGCCGCTCCCGCAGCGGCCAAGCCCGCTGTCGTTGCCTCGCCCGCCCGCCGTGAATTCGTGGTTTCCTGGCTGAAATTCGCATGGATTGCCTTTGCCGCCTCGACGGCCACGGCGCTCGGCACGTGCCTGCGCTTCATGTATCCCAACGTCCTTTTCGAGCCCAAGTCTTCCTTTAAGGCAGGAAAGCCCGAAGATTACGAAATCGGCATGGTGGACGTGCGCTGGAAAGAAAAATACAACGTGTGGGTGGTGCGCACGGTCGACGGCATCTATGCGCTCCTGGGCGTCTGCACGCACCTGGGCTGCACGCCGAGCTGGCTGGAAAACGAACAGAAATTCAAATGCCCCTGCCACGGCAGCGGGTTCTACAAGAGCGGCATCAATTTCGAGGGCCCCGCGCCCCGGCCGCTCGAGCGCGTCGCGATCCGGCTTGGCGACGACGGACAGATCGTGATCGACAAGAGCCGGAAATTTCAGCAGGAAAAAGGCGAGTGGAATAACCCGGATAGTTTTCTCACCCTTTAA
- a CDS encoding HEAT repeat domain-containing protein, with the protein MAVLLCTVVLLTRETETPESLITAIKTGSPSKRWQKAFELSNELNRDPAMIRSGAVMKEVIHVLKDRAGYDARTRSYMAIALSRFESEEAGAALYEALKEETEEEVQLYLLWGLGQKQYLPARKDIEPFLASPQEDLKKMASYVLGALGDPQSVPALLPLVDDESRDVRWNAALALARLGNDAGYAELVKMTDRSTLAAMEIPADKVEEVMVNAVKGLGLLKRADAMPILEELSKSDSSLKVRQAALEVLETTKRESLS; encoded by the coding sequence ATGGCGGTCCTCCTCTGCACGGTCGTTTTGCTGACGCGAGAGACCGAAACTCCGGAATCACTGATCACGGCCATCAAAACGGGATCTCCAAGCAAGCGCTGGCAGAAGGCCTTCGAGCTTTCGAACGAATTGAACCGCGATCCGGCCATGATCCGGTCCGGCGCCGTCATGAAGGAAGTAATCCACGTCCTGAAAGACCGCGCGGGTTACGATGCGCGCACCCGTTCTTACATGGCGATCGCGCTCAGCCGTTTTGAAAGCGAAGAAGCGGGCGCGGCCCTCTACGAGGCCTTGAAGGAAGAAACCGAGGAGGAGGTCCAGCTTTATCTCCTCTGGGGCTTGGGGCAGAAACAATACCTGCCGGCGCGCAAAGATATCGAGCCCTTCCTGGCTTCGCCGCAGGAAGACCTGAAGAAAATGGCGTCGTACGTGCTGGGCGCGCTCGGCGATCCTCAATCGGTCCCGGCGCTTCTTCCGCTGGTTGACGACGAATCGCGGGACGTGCGCTGGAACGCGGCCCTTGCTCTTGCGAGGCTGGGAAATGACGCGGGATACGCCGAGCTGGTGAAGATGACCGACCGCAGCACCCTGGCGGCGATGGAAATTCCCGCGGACAAGGTCGAGGAAGTCATGGTCAACGCGGTCAAAGGCCTCGGACTTCTTAAGCGCGCGGACGCAATGCCGATACTTGAAGAACTTTCCAAATCGGACTCCAGCCTGAAAGTCAGGCAGGCGGCCCTGGAAGTTTTGGAAACAACAAAAAGGGAAAGTCTTTCGTGA